In Sparus aurata unplaced genomic scaffold, fSpaAur1.1, whole genome shotgun sequence, the genomic stretch agtcattttttttttttttttaattatatttatgttgtttgtctttttctgtttgagTTTATAATAGAGtggattcatttttaaaatgaatcttTTTTCAGTTAATATTTTTTGAGAACTGTATGGCTCGAACatgatataataaaaacaaaaatatttgtatttctactgtCCATATTTCCTCTTATTATATGGGCTTCCATATTATAATGGTCCACAACATCTTTACTTTTagtcaagtatgacttttgagcaattttttactgaaaaagaacaacaataaCCATAAAAATGTACTATATCTCTACCTGagaaaaaatgtacatgaaacAAAAATCTGCATGAGGTTCCTTTAATATCATGAAATTCaataataaatatacataaTGGTGATTATCAGCCTGTGAAGTTAAATTAACTAGAAAATATATCAgtcaaaaaaaatcattgtgtttattttctagaGGATACATGAAACATCGATACTCATCACGACGTATGGTGTCCCACAAGGCTCTATCCTGGTTCCACTATGTTTCTCTATATGTTACCATGTTAATGTGATCTGCAAGCTACTCCATTTTCTATTTTGTGCTTAATCACGAGTTCATCATGGACTCAAACTCGTCAATCCTCAGCCTGGTGTTTCCTCTGCGGATCTTCCTGTAGGACACAGTTTTGTACTTGGCTGATTGATTGCCGTCCTTCTTCTTGTCGTCTGCTGCCTCCGCCTTGCCGTTCATCTTGTGAGAGTTttcacctccctcctctttgCCTCCTTCGTCCTCGTTCGCTTCGCCGGTTGAGTTCTGGGTCGGACCCGGCTCGTCGCTCTCTGGTCCGGCCGTTAACGGCGACTGAGCAGCTTCATCCATCAACGTCGCTTTCTCCTCCGACCTGCAGCCTGAGGCTTGTAGATCTGGAAAGAGGTGGAAACAATAGCAATTAATTtgaaatttaatttgtttaattaaagTGCTTTTTAAAGGCTACCGGCGCTGTGGAGGTTTTTCCATCATCATTTGCTTCTGATTATTGAGCGAGTGTCATCTTTGTGGAAttttaattagattttaatgaatgaattaacTCCACTGTGGGTGATTGTGTTCCAGCCAATCATCGCTGCAGTTACGTAAGATCCTCTCTGCACTGCAAACAACTCCCAGAAGAACACCAAAGCTTTCACAGCAACAAATAACTTCATACGGTTTTTAAAACcttcatttaaagttttaagGTTTAGGTTTTTTACATTAATCACTAATAATGCATTTTGATGTTAATGATACAAATAAGctgaaagaaacatgtttttcctAAAGAACCAAACCTGATCACACTTCAGTTCAGAGGAGGAGGTTATGGAAATTCACTTCTAACCAAAAATTATAAAAGAATTGATTCATAAATTGATTTTATTGTCAAAATCGTAGCAGGAAtcgtcttttcttttctatttcgCAAAAGTTAAGCTCACTAACAATTTAAACGCAGCCTTctgttatattttttatttcaaaataaacacacatatgaCTTAAATGACATCAATCATATTTAGTCTTCATTCTTTATGTTCTCCTCTATATGATCGCTAACATTGttagtggcagggtccgccatcgCTTcctattttaaaggtgcaatatgtaagaatgttaCCACCTGTTGGATTCATGCTTAAAACACACAGGGGACAGCATATGACCAGTGTAACCGCTatctgctgctaactgtagctgctgttagcgagttagctcagttagctgtgcagcatctgacatattgcagctttaaaggaaTAATTCACCCTTTCAGGCTCATAACTTTAGGTGTTTAAGACAAATCCAGCAGCAATTTAAGAGTCTGGTTACCTGTCTGTAGATCAGCTGTGATGTCGTGGATGTTGTCCTCACCTGgagcaggaagtgatgtcagcgAGGTCTCCACCTGTGTGTGATCCGTCAGAAGGAGCTGAGCGTCCAcagtctgcagctctgtgtctgtTGGAGCAGCAGTCCGGGCTGAAGCTGCCTCCGGCTCTTTGTCGCTGCTCGGTGATGTGAGAGAAACGTCCTCGTTGTGTTTGTTGGCAGCGCCCgagtctttctcttcttctgtgacGACTCGGAgcgcttcacttcctgtttctgccTCGTTGTGACTCGGCGCTTCACACAGTTCAGACTCCTGCAGacctgctgaaggagctgatcTCTGGGAATCTGACTGGATGAGATGATTTATCAGCTCCTCGTTTGGTCcacatgtttcttcttctgcatgtTCTTCTCTGTCTGCCGAGGcctccacttcttcttctttttcttcatcttcttcttctctgtcagtctgttttGTTCGTCTTTCTgtccctccttttcttctttgtcctccatcttttcttcattttcattcttttgttCTTTGGTCGCTGACTCCTTTTCTTCAATCTCctcaatcttttctttttcctctttctttcctttatcTTCCTccactttttccttttcttcctctataTTTTCCTcagtctcctccatcttttctttttcctctaaTTTGTCCTCTATCTTTCCTTTATCTTCCTCCaccttttcttctttgttcgccatctcttctttttcttcctccatcttttcttgGTGTgcctccatcttttcttcttctccaccaCTCCATTGTTCTCGTTCTTCTTTATTggcctccttttcttctttttcaataTGACATTCTTCATctacctcttcctcttcctcctccttttctttctcttttctttcatcctctcttttcttccccacagtctccttttcttcttcttcttccttcaccTCTGATTGTTCTTTCCTGTCttccatctcctcttcctcatgaCTCTTCTCTATAACCtccttgtcttcttcttcttcttcttgagtcttcagctcttcatctctctctccgtccttTGCTTCTTTCTCAAAgtcgtcctcttcctccttgtcTTCATCATCACTTCCATCTGTTATAAgctccttctcttctttcccCACCACATCTGCTTCCTCCTTGTTCATTTGTTCTTtattctccttctcttcttcatccCGTCTCTCAGTcgccttctcctcttcctcagtctTGTCCTCCTCCctttgttctttctctctctgagtctgctcttcctcctcttcctccaccttctcTTCTCCTATCTTCACCTCTCCTtgctcgtcctcctcctccacgtctgccttttcctctttctcaccttcagtctcctcctcttcatcctccacttcctcttttgTCCTTGTTGTCTCAACTTCAACATCTGCCTCACTCGTACCTTCTTTCTGCACTTCGTCTACGTCTTCTCCTTGTCGCAGCTCCTCGTCCTCTTGCTTTCCGTCTTCCTCcattgtttcttcttctacctTTGTGTTGCCTGCCTCTCGTCTCTCCTCGGCTGATTTGTTCCCTTCTGTgttttcagcctcctcctctcttttgcCTTCAGAGAACATCGGCTCCATCGTGTCCTCTAACGACAGAATATCTCCAAACAGCCCGACTGCCTGAATAACCCTCGACACGATGGAGTTTTCCTCCAGGTCCAGGCTGTCCAACATGTCTTCAGTCGTCCACCAGCTCGCCATGATGTTGGAAATGAGAGAAAAGTGTTGTTGAGGAATGTGTTCACAACCACTCGTCCATGTTATGAAAGCATTCACACTGAGTCAGAAAGGATTTGATTAATGCCGACTGGCAGACACACAGCACACGTCTTTTCCCAATCCACAGTCTGGTGACCCGAAGGCCACGTTTTCAGCCTCGGGTCTGTAATACTTTAATCTGTCAGGTGCGAGCTCTCGCCTTCACGCCactctttaaataaatgtgcacatttttaatttgtgggAGAAGAAGTCAGAGTCTCACTGAGAGTAAAAGAAGCCGTGTCATCTAAAAACACTCTGCTGGGAGTgaaagttgttgttttaaatgtaaactcATGTACGGATGAATCATCAGCGAAATTCACTTAAAGTATTAAAAGTGCTCATAATGTAGTGATTAGCAGAGTTGGTCCGGCCCAGTAATAAACTGAACTATGGTCCAGAGGGGTTCAGAACCATGACACAGCCAACGGTACgatcagtgttgggcaagttacccccaaaatgtaatgtattacaTATTACTAGTCACTTTGATTTGAAAGTAATGAGAGTACTTACTATATTACTGTCTGTGTACAGTAATCCATCACTGAATACACTACTGCTCTCATACTTTCCCCCAAAGACTACAGCAGAAGTACGAAAGTGTGATGATGATTTAATAACCTTTAAAAAAGAACAGCCAAccaacagacaaaccaacagacaaatcaaccaaccaaccaacaaatcaaccaaccaaccaacaaatcaatcaaccaaccaacaaatcaatcagCCAACCAACGGACAaatcaaccaacaaatcaatcaaccaacagacacatcaaccaacaaatcaatcaaccaaccaacaaatcaatcaaccaaccaaccaatcaatcaaccaaccaaccaacagacaaatcaaacaacaaatcaatcaaccaacagacacatcaaccaacaaatcaatcaaccaacaGACAAATCAAGcaacaaatcaaccaaccaacaaatcaacagacaaatcaaccaacaaatcaatcaacaaatcaatcaaccaaccaacaaatcaatcaaccaaaccaacaaatcaatcaacaaatcaatcaaccaaccaacaaatcaatcaatcaaccaacaaatcaatcaaccaaccaacaaatcaatcaaccaaccaacaaatcaatcaaccaaccaacaaatcaatcaaccaaccaacaaatcaaccaacaaatcaatcaaccaaccaacaaatcaatcaatcaaccaacaaatcaatcaaccaacaaatcaatcaaccaaccaacaaatcaaccaAGGAACAGACAaatcaaccaacaaatcaattaaccaaccaacaaatcaatcaacaaaccaataaatcaatcaaccaacaaatcaatcatCAAACCCAAATTGACTTAAAGGAAAATTACTCCAAAGTCAGACAGAAACAATTTAAAAGTGTCTTGTCACAAAGAAATCAGGAGCTAtttattaactttttattgcagaatattataattaaatcaTGTTGTGGTTATTTGTAAAACCATTTGAGGTCATCATTGTGATAATTTGGGGTTATTTTGATGGAAGTTTGATGAATATGTTGCCTGTTAGTTACCAACTATACCTCACTCTTCTGTCAGCTGCAGATCAACATTCCCGCCGTGGTTTATCCAGCTGTGGCATGTAAAGCTTCACAATAATCTGCAGTGAGTGTTAAAGCCTCACATGTGTAGGTGTTACGTAAACAGGTACACAACTACGCTAGTTATATAATTATTAGTTTACTGAAAATATCCCTCACATCTTCAGATCTCAACAGATCAACAGCACTGCTGCCGCTGTCCACCAGATGGTGGTGTAAGTTGCACAAATCAACACAAACCGCCTGTTTTCTGAGAACAAAACAGTCTTTCACAACCAGAATGAACAGAATTATCAGCCACTCTTACTGGAAACGCTCTTCTCGGCTTGTTTTACGGGACAAATAAATGGAATTAGATTGCTTCATCTCTGTGTTGCATGGAGAAAAATTGCACAAAACAAGTAAACACAAGTGCAATAACAGACACTCCAGCTCATTTCCTTCCTTACTCTTTGATTTTATGTACTTTAGATGTAATctgagctacagacacacatcaAGGACCTCCTTACCACCAGGGGGCCAAAGACAGACGGGACAGAACATCAACTGCCTTCATCAattattctttaaaataaatatatttcaaatgattcaaaacattaaacaacaaacaaaatctcCGGCTCTGATGTGCAGGAACCCATATTTCAGTGGTTTCACTTACTCGAAAGTCAGCTGaccttttaaatatttaaatctgaGCCAGTaaagacacaaattaaataactgaaatgtGTAATATACAGATCTATTAGTTTCTTGTAAATATGTCTAATCTATTGCATATACAGTCCATCAATCGATAAGCTGTTTATCAAATATCAACAatttgtatataaataataaaatggtaGATTTATAATGAAtcaaactttagttaatagttatttcactgttaaaaaacaatgaaatagtTTGTTACACctaaaatatataattattatataatatatatgttatattatctataaacattatttgaacagtcaatataaatgtaaaacattgcagctgatgtttataaacctttacagttGTCTAATGAATTGCTtgttaagcattttattgtttgttagcAGTTCAATAATTATTAACATATGTTTAATATCAATTTagcatttattaatgatgattattataaagtgttaccatcCATATCCTGTGAGTTTATATAGACATGATTATAAATtgtaatataataaaaacaatataatgtaatattaatataatCACACAACATATTCAGCTTTTGGAGATATTTGCTTAGTTGATTATTTTTTCCTTatacatgaaataaacaaacgcGTGTCgtcatttttcaaaacatttattgcaataataaaataatataacagTACAAATAAGATCTGATTAATTTTTCAGGAGTTTCACGTCATcttttatgaaaatatgtgcTAAATAACGTCTTAAAATCAGTTTTACATTCAATCGTGGTGCAAGCAAAATCTTAAACCTACTTTTATTGAAAGTCTTCATTGATAACGTTCTAAACAATCAATCATCTGTGTAAAGTTTTGATGCATGATGAGACAAAAGTGCTTCTTCTCCTGACTGATGTTGATATAAACCTCCTTTGTTTCTTGATTCTTGACatctgcaatttaaaaaaatttacaaaatatCTAACGTTTCTTAACTCTTATTTGTGCGTCAGTAGTTTCTTCTAAGATTCGCTCCTGCTCTGTGACTTCGCCTCCTGCTGCGCCCTCCAAGCCATCAGCACCTCGTCGTCTTCGGCCTCAGCGGCGGCCCGAGCTCTGATCCTCTGCCTAGTTTGGGCGAGGAAGGTCGCGATGTCATCCTCCTCTTCGtcggcctcctccctcctgctcctcctcccttccGTCTCGCTGCTTTCATACCGTGAATGATGAGCGAGCGTTCTCCTCGTAGAGAAGTCGGAGTAGCTCTCGGTTGCCTCGTCACCGTACGATCTCCCTGCGCGGCTGTGGAACCCGTTGCAGGAATATTCAGCGTCTTCACTCATTAGATCCTCTTGCAACCTCGATCTGTATCTAGAGGAGACGCCGTAAgattcatcttcttcttctcaacaGCGTACGAGGCCCTGCGGCTTGAATAGTCGAACTCGGAAGCGGAAGCATCGAGTCATCATAGGGATCCTCAGCTTCGGCTCCAGAGGCCGGTTTCCTCGGAGGAGGCCTGACACTTTTCAGCCAGTCGTCGATGCTGGTGTCCTTATCTTTCTCCAGGGCAGGGGTTGAGGTTCAGGCACCCGGAGAGGCCAAAAAGACCTCGCtggtttctccttttctttgcctcctcaagaaactcctcctctctcttcttcgtctcctcctcctcatcctcgtcctccttcggtttcttcttctttgtagAGGGTGCTGCGCTTGTTTGTCCTCCAGGATCTTCTTCTTTTCGTAGGTGGCCATCTTGCCCCTCATCTCGGACTTGATCTCCTTGTCCATGGCGTCCAGTTTGCCCATGTCGACCTGGTCTTGGAAGAGGCTGAAAAGAGGCACGCTGGTGGTGGTGATCTTGTTCCTCCTGGAACCCAGGGTGGAGTCCAGGGTGGAGCCCAGAGCGGAGCCTCTTCCAGTGAGACCGGAGATGCTGCTCGACCCGCCACCTGAGAGGACTGACGCTGCCCTGCCTCGACCCTGAGACAGGGCGCTGGAATAGGAGGCGCCGCTCAACAAGGACGCCTTGTCGTCTTCCACGCCGCGACCTGAAAGCACGCTCGCTGCACCGCCATAGCTGAACTCCGACCCAGCACGTGATGGAGGAGGCAGGCTCATCTCACTTTGCTTCTGTTTGATCGTTTCGGAGACGACGTTAGCGATCCAGTTTTGGATGCTGGAGAGATTTACCATCGGTTCACCTCCGGGGCCCTGGACGGTAGGAACTGGGAGGATGGGAGGAACTGGAGGGTTGACTTGGACTGCAGATTGTGCTGATCTCATGCTGCGAGGCTGTGAAACTGAGGATATGACAGACGACCTGCCGCTCAGCATGGACATGTTGTCATCGTTGGCGACGCTTGGCGGTCCGTTCACTCCAGCTCCGGCCCAGAATGCGGACAGAGGTATCGTCCCTCCGCTGACGGAGCTTTCGTTATCCCAGCCACACATGGACTGACTCTCCTCTAAAGTTTTCTTCGAACGCTCCAGGATCTCTTCGCGTCTTTGCCTCCGTTTGATCGCTGCGGAGTCCTCACCGCGACTCATCTCCAAAATCTCATCCTTGTTCTCCTCTCCATAACGCTTCTGCTGCCTGAGCTTCCACGACTGATACGCCGTCAGGTTGACATCTTTGAATGCTGGCGTCTTGGCTTCTCCTTCACCGTCACCACCCTCTCCGTCTCCGACAGAACTCTTCTCTCCGTCCTCTCGATCTTTCTTGTTCCAGCCAAATTGGATCCTCTTGATGCGCCAACGCTCCAGAGGCGTCATCTTCTCCTTGTTCTTCTGGCAGAAGTTGTACATGGAGGTGGTGTCAGAGAGGAGGCTCTGCACCTCGTCATCAATATTCTTTTTCTGTCGTTCGCCATCTTCCGTTGCGGTGCTCTCACTGCCTTCGTCGTCCTGTTTCTTGCGGTAGCGAGTGGCAGCTTGTTCCTCAATTTCTCTCAAGCGCTGCTTCCAAAGATCAGAGTAACTCGTGCAGCTGGAGGTGGACATCGCGTCCGAAGGGGGACGTCTGTTTCGACGCTTCAGCCGCTCTTTCACAGCTCGGACGTCCTCGCTGGTGACGCTGTCCACATCTGTGTCTTCCTTCGTCTTCTTTGGTCGACCCTCGGCGAGAGATTCTACATCCTCGCCGTCGCTGTTCAGCTGCTTCTCCCACCAGTCATCGTCCTGATATTGTTCGTTCCTCCGCTGCCACTCACGGATCATGCTGCCGAGgccatcatcatcctcatctttGCCATCTTCTCTGTGGTCCTGCTTGAGGAGAATCTCTTCCTGATTGTGGGCCGGTCCCTGGTTGTCCCGTCCGTTCTGCACCGATCATTCCGCTCTTCAGCGCCGCAGCAGCTGCCGAAGAGGCGATGCTGCTCATCACGCTCtgtccatcctcctcctcttccatcatGATGGACTGTGCTTTCACCCCGATCAtactctgctcttcctctttgtccgtatcatcatcatcatcatcatcatccccgCCCTCGCCAAAGATGCGAGCACG encodes the following:
- the LOC115578016 gene encoding golgin subfamily A member 6-like protein 22; this encodes MASWWTTEDMLDSLDLEENSIVSRVIQAVGLFGDILSLEDTMEPMFSEGKREEEAENTEGNKSAEERREAGNTKVEEETMEEDGKQEDEELRQGEDVDEVQKEGTSEADVEVETTRTKEEVEDEEEETEGEKEEKADVEEEDEQGEVKIGEEKVEEEEEEQTQREKEQREEDKTEEEEKATERRDEEEKENKEQMNKEEADVVGKEEKELITDGSDDEDKEEEDDFEKEAKDGERDEELKTQEEEEEDKEVIEKSHEEEEMEDRKEQSEVKEEEEEKETVGKKREDERKEKEKEEEEEEVDEECHIEKEEKEANKEEREQWSGGEEEKMEAHQEKMEEEKEEMANKEEKVEEDKGKIEDKLEEKEKMEETEENIEEEKEKVEEDKGKKEEKEKIEEIEEKERKGGTERRTKQTDREEEDEEKEEEVEASADREEHAEEETCGPNEELINHLIQSDSQRSAPSAGLQESELCEAPSHNEAETGSEALRVVTEEEKDSGAANKHNEDVSLTSPSSDKEPEAASARTAAPTDTELQTVDAQLLLTDHTQVETSLTSLPAPGEDNIHDITADLQTDLQASGCRSEEKATLMDEAAQSPLTAGPESDEPGPTQNSTGEANEDEGGKEEGGENSHKMNGKAEAADDKKKDGNQSAKYKTVSYRKIRRGNTRLRIDEFESMMNS